Proteins encoded in a region of the Mesoflavibacter profundi genome:
- a CDS encoding TlpA family protein disulfide reductase translates to MIKKIVFLLVLLPTINFAQYTIKGQFPNKEDFKFAFLYQVTTQTSKFVNNAEIKDDGTFTFTLDKDQPSGTYRIVYNEPQDQYNFDFLFNQEDIELSYNFDEGLTFINSEENKLWTSYNKSMQMVGTSLNNFYMKGDNNEEDFTKIITILKNTQSEFEKAAEGKMVLNFITASKPYIPNQFVTAQEFTNNAKQDYFKHINFSNPVLQNSNFLIEATLNYIYNFIDQDHLNASYIKNIDTAVQTIGNNTDVKKVILEVLYNQFVYENIEAVANHIADAYLIQLATNQGDKALVEDLTYFKNASIGHKGYNFEIVIYDENGEATVKKMHELEDANTYLIVFWSTTCSHCLDEIPQLHNYVKTIDQKQLKVIAVALDEDRYRWKDMTYDFPKFYHVFGEGKWDNQIGNNYNVKSTPSYFILDKDKVIIKKPYDFEAFKDYFSKTLEE, encoded by the coding sequence ATGATTAAAAAAATAGTGTTTTTATTGGTATTACTACCAACAATTAACTTTGCACAGTATACAATTAAAGGACAATTCCCAAATAAAGAAGATTTTAAATTTGCCTTTTTATACCAAGTAACAACACAAACTAGCAAGTTTGTAAACAATGCCGAGATTAAAGACGATGGTACGTTTACTTTTACCTTAGACAAAGATCAACCTTCTGGAACATATAGAATTGTTTATAACGAGCCGCAAGACCAATACAACTTCGACTTTTTATTTAATCAAGAAGATATAGAATTAAGCTATAATTTTGACGAAGGACTTACCTTTATAAATTCCGAAGAAAATAAACTTTGGACATCTTACAATAAAAGCATGCAAATGGTTGGAACAAGCCTTAATAATTTTTACATGAAAGGCGACAACAACGAAGAAGACTTTACTAAAATAATTACCATTTTAAAAAACACACAATCGGAATTTGAGAAAGCTGCAGAAGGCAAAATGGTTTTAAATTTTATAACTGCAAGCAAACCGTATATTCCTAACCAATTTGTAACTGCTCAAGAATTTACAAATAACGCAAAGCAAGACTATTTTAAACACATCAATTTTAGTAATCCGGTTTTACAAAATTCTAACTTTTTAATAGAAGCGACGTTAAATTACATCTATAACTTTATAGATCAAGACCATTTAAATGCCTCTTACATAAAAAACATTGATACTGCAGTACAAACAATAGGCAATAATACAGATGTAAAAAAAGTCATTCTAGAAGTACTTTACAACCAATTTGTTTACGAAAACATAGAAGCTGTAGCCAATCATATCGCAGATGCGTATTTAATACAATTAGCGACAAATCAAGGCGATAAAGCTCTAGTAGAAGATTTAACATACTTTAAAAATGCATCAATTGGTCATAAAGGTTATAATTTTGAAATTGTTATTTATGATGAAAACGGTGAAGCTACCGTTAAAAAAATGCATGAATTAGAAGATGCTAATACATACTTAATCGTATTTTGGAGCACAACATGTTCGCATTGTTTAGATGAAATTCCGCAACTTCATAACTACGTAAAAACAATAGATCAAAAACAATTAAAAGTTATTGCTGTAGCATTAGATGAAGACCGTTACCGCTGGAAAGACATGACTTACGATTTTCCAAAATTTTACCATGTTTTTGGAGAAGGAAAATGGGATAACCAAATTGGTAACAACTATAATGTTAAATCTACACCAAGCTACTTTATACTTGATAAAGACAAAGTAATTATTAAAAAACCTTATGATTTTGAAGCGTTTAAAGATTATTTTTCTAAAACATTAGAAGAATAG
- the mfd gene encoding transcription-repair coupling factor translates to MSKSNISQAYLQSLQTQKLQTAIALPKSKTHVKGLVGSSVSFIISQIFKQSDLPFLLIFQDKEEAAFYLNDLEHLINKNDVLFYPGSYRRPYQIEETDNANVLLRAEVLNRINSRKKPAIIVTYPDALFEKVVTRKELERNTLKITVNDNLSIDFVNEVLFEYKFKRVDFVTEPGEFSVRGGIVDVFSFSHDQPYRIEFFGDEVDSIRTFDVETQLSTEQIKKISIIPNVANKLIEEKRQSFLQYIAQKTVVFGKNFDLTFNRIDDFFSKAQTAFNNLSSELKHAKPNELFSNSETLKKELLDFNIVEFGTTSVFKAEQFVKFDTVPQPAFNKQFNLLIDNLNANHDKGYTNYITCVSEQQAKRFHDIFEDVDGDVHFQTIVLPLYQGFIDHDLKMVVYTDHQIFERYHKFHLKNGYAKKQAITLKELTNLDIGDYVTHIDHGIGKFGGLQKIDVDGKKQEAIKLVYGERDVLYLSIHSLHKITKFNGKDGAPPKIYKLGSKAWKTLKEKTKSRVKHVAFNLIKLYAKRKLKKGFQYKPDSYLQHELEASFLYEDTPDQVTATADIKADMESERPMDRLVCGDVGFGKTEVAIRAAFKAVDNGKQVAVLVPTTILAFQHHKTFSERLKEFPVTVDYVNRFKTAKEKRITLEKLEKGHVDIIIGTHQLVNKSVKFKDLGLLIVDEEQKFGVAVKEKLKSIKENVDVLTLTATPIPRTLQFSLMAARDLSVITTPPPNRYPIESHVIRFSEETIRDAVSYEIERGGQVFFIHNRIENIKEVAGMIQRLVPDAKIGVGHGQLEGKKLEELMLNFMNGTFDVLVSTTIIESGLDVSNANTIFINNANNFGLSDLHQMRGRVGRSNKKAFCYFITPDYHAMTTDARKRIQALEQFSELGSGFNIAMKDLEIRGAGDLLGGEQSGFINEIGFDTYQKILNEAIEELKENEFKDLYNEPEEKKQYVKDITIDTDFELLFPDDYVNSITERLNLYTTLNNLKTEDELTTFENQLIDRFGELPTQVVDLLNSVRIKWIATKIGVEKVIMKKGKLIGYFINDQKSGFYQSNYFTKVLQYVQTHPQTCKMKEKQTRNGLRLLLTFDNIKTVEKALQVLKPILE, encoded by the coding sequence GTGAGTAAATCTAACATCTCGCAAGCCTATTTACAATCTTTGCAAACGCAAAAATTGCAAACTGCTATTGCCCTACCTAAAAGTAAAACGCACGTTAAAGGATTAGTAGGATCTTCGGTTTCGTTTATAATTTCACAAATTTTCAAACAATCCGATTTACCATTTTTACTAATATTCCAAGATAAAGAAGAAGCTGCTTTCTATTTAAACGATTTAGAACATTTGATAAATAAAAACGATGTTTTATTTTATCCAGGAAGCTATCGCAGACCTTACCAAATTGAAGAAACAGATAACGCCAACGTTTTACTTCGTGCAGAAGTTTTAAACCGTATAAACTCACGTAAAAAACCGGCTATAATTGTTACGTATCCAGATGCACTTTTTGAAAAAGTTGTAACTAGAAAAGAGCTAGAACGTAACACACTAAAGATTACTGTAAACGATAACTTATCTATAGATTTTGTAAACGAAGTCTTGTTTGAATACAAATTTAAACGTGTAGATTTTGTTACCGAACCTGGAGAATTTTCGGTACGTGGCGGAATTGTAGATGTGTTTTCCTTTAGTCACGACCAACCATATCGTATAGAATTTTTTGGTGACGAAGTAGACAGCATTCGTACCTTTGATGTAGAAACACAATTATCTACAGAGCAAATTAAAAAAATTAGTATTATTCCTAATGTTGCTAATAAACTAATTGAAGAAAAAAGGCAAAGCTTTTTACAATACATCGCTCAAAAAACAGTTGTTTTTGGTAAAAATTTCGATTTAACTTTTAACCGAATAGACGATTTTTTTAGTAAAGCTCAAACTGCTTTTAACAACTTGTCTTCCGAGCTTAAACACGCCAAACCTAATGAGCTTTTTTCAAATTCTGAAACCTTAAAAAAAGAATTATTAGATTTTAACATAGTCGAATTTGGGACAACATCTGTTTTTAAAGCAGAGCAATTTGTAAAGTTTGACACAGTACCTCAACCTGCATTTAACAAACAATTTAATTTATTAATAGATAATTTAAATGCTAATCACGACAAAGGTTACACCAATTATATTACTTGCGTAAGCGAGCAACAAGCAAAACGTTTTCATGATATTTTTGAAGATGTTGATGGCGATGTTCATTTTCAAACAATTGTGCTACCTTTGTATCAAGGTTTTATAGATCACGACTTAAAAATGGTGGTTTATACAGATCATCAAATTTTTGAACGCTACCATAAATTTCATCTTAAAAATGGCTATGCAAAAAAACAAGCCATTACACTAAAAGAACTTACAAATCTAGACATTGGCGATTATGTAACACATATAGATCATGGTATTGGTAAGTTTGGCGGACTACAAAAAATTGATGTAGATGGTAAAAAACAAGAAGCTATAAAATTAGTGTATGGAGAACGTGATGTGTTATACCTAAGCATACACTCTTTACATAAAATAACCAAATTTAACGGTAAAGATGGTGCGCCACCAAAAATCTATAAATTAGGTAGTAAAGCTTGGAAAACCCTTAAAGAAAAAACCAAATCTAGAGTTAAACACGTTGCTTTCAACTTAATAAAACTATACGCAAAGCGTAAATTAAAAAAAGGATTTCAATATAAACCAGATAGTTATTTACAGCATGAGTTAGAAGCTTCATTTTTATATGAAGATACGCCAGATCAAGTTACTGCTACTGCAGATATTAAAGCCGATATGGAAAGCGAAAGACCAATGGATAGATTGGTTTGTGGCGATGTTGGTTTTGGTAAAACCGAAGTTGCTATTCGTGCTGCCTTTAAAGCTGTAGATAATGGTAAACAAGTTGCAGTTTTAGTACCAACTACTATCCTAGCCTTTCAGCATCATAAAACCTTTAGCGAGCGTTTAAAAGAATTTCCGGTAACGGTAGATTATGTAAACCGTTTTAAAACTGCAAAAGAAAAACGCATCACTCTAGAAAAACTAGAAAAAGGTCATGTAGATATTATTATTGGTACACATCAATTGGTTAATAAAAGCGTTAAATTTAAAGATTTAGGACTTTTAATTGTTGATGAAGAACAAAAATTTGGTGTCGCTGTAAAAGAAAAACTTAAAAGCATAAAAGAAAACGTAGACGTACTTACGCTAACTGCTACACCAATACCGCGTACACTTCAGTTTAGTTTAATGGCTGCTAGAGATTTATCGGTAATTACAACGCCGCCACCAAACCGTTACCCAATAGAAAGTCACGTGATTCGTTTTAGCGAAGAAACTATTAGAGATGCAGTTAGTTACGAGATAGAACGTGGCGGACAAGTGTTTTTTATTCATAATCGTATTGAAAACATCAAAGAAGTTGCAGGTATGATCCAACGTTTAGTGCCTGATGCAAAAATTGGTGTTGGTCACGGACAATTAGAAGGTAAAAAGCTGGAAGAGCTTATGCTAAACTTTATGAATGGTACTTTTGATGTTTTAGTAAGTACAACCATTATAGAAAGTGGTTTAGACGTCTCTAACGCCAATACTATTTTTATTAATAATGCCAACAATTTTGGGTTAAGTGATTTACACCAAATGCGCGGTCGTGTTGGACGTAGCAATAAAAAAGCATTTTGCTATTTTATTACGCCAGATTATCACGCTATGACTACTGATGCCAGAAAACGTATTCAAGCATTAGAACAATTTTCTGAGCTTGGTAGCGGATTTAATATTGCAATGAAAGATCTAGAAATTCGTGGTGCAGGAGATTTACTTGGTGGCGAACAAAGTGGTTTTATAAACGAAATTGGTTTTGATACCTACCAAAAAATCTTAAATGAAGCTATTGAAGAGCTTAAAGAAAACGAATTTAAAGACCTTTACAACGAGCCTGAAGAGAAAAAGCAATACGTTAAAGACATTACAATCGATACCGATTTTGAATTACTTTTCCCAGACGATTACGTAAACAGTATAACCGAAAGGTTAAATCTGTATACCACTTTAAATAACCTAAAAACGGAAGACGAGTTAACTACTTTCGAAAATCAATTAATAGACCGTTTTGGCGAGTTACCAACTCAAGTAGTAGATTTGCTTAACAGTGTTAGAATTAAATGGATTGCCACAAAAATAGGTGTAGAAAAAGTAATCATGAAAAAAGGTAAACTTATCGGTTACTTTATTAACGACCAAAAGAGCGGATTTTACCAAAGTAATTACTTCACAAAAGTGTTACAATACGTACAAACACATCCACAAACTTGTAAAATGAAAGAAAAACAAACACGTAATGGTTTGCGTTTATTACTTACCTTTGATAATATAAAAACAGTAGAGAAAGCTTTACAAGTTTTAAAACCAATTTTGGAATAG
- a CDS encoding tellurite resistance TerB family protein — MSFSDLFDSGFKKRNEDHFAAIVRVAMSDGVITDEEKAFLDRLARNLDISEEDYKLILKDYKSHPINPPTSYDQRLERLYDLARMVWADHIEGENQKAILERLCVGLGFKSSNAKYVTDKALELVHEGVDLDTFTDEIKTMNR; from the coding sequence ATGTCATTTTCAGATTTATTTGATAGTGGATTTAAAAAGCGAAATGAAGATCATTTTGCTGCAATTGTTAGAGTTGCGATGAGTGATGGTGTTATCACTGATGAAGAAAAGGCGTTTTTAGATAGATTAGCACGTAATTTAGATATTAGCGAAGAAGATTATAAGTTAATATTAAAAGACTATAAATCGCATCCTATAAATCCGCCAACTTCTTACGACCAACGTTTAGAGCGTTTATACGATCTTGCAAGAATGGTTTGGGCAGATCATATAGAAGGTGAAAACCAAAAGGCTATTTTAGAGCGTCTTTGTGTTGGTTTAGGTTTTAAATCTAGTAACGCAAAGTATGTTACAGATAAAGCTTTAGAGCTTGTCCATGAAGGTGTAGATCTAGACACTTTTACTGATGAAATTAAAACAATGAATAGATAA
- a CDS encoding S66 peptidase family protein, which produces MSKNRFIIITLLVFLFTGTNAMISQNVNFKNPTENLIQPPYLKAGDTVAIVAPSGILKHRNEEVERAKRLLKQWNLNVVVGKHVFNQANHFAGTDQERCEDFQNALDNPNIKAIWCARGGYGTVRILDKLDYTKFLEQPKWIIGYSDITALHNQIHNLGVQSLHAMMCVSLPKDESEVEQTIATFKKAIFGETLSYTLEGSKYNQTGEVRAPIVGGNLTMLHTMLGSKTSVDTSGKILFIEEIGEYKYHIDRMLQSLKRAGYFDHCKGVIVGDMTKLRKNTTLWGTSIEQLILDALADYDFPIAFNMPAGHEEDNRALILGRNATLKVEKTKSTLVFE; this is translated from the coding sequence ATGTCAAAAAACAGATTTATAATTATTACTTTATTGGTGTTTCTTTTTACAGGAACTAACGCCATGATATCCCAAAATGTAAACTTTAAAAACCCAACAGAAAATTTGATACAACCACCATATTTAAAAGCTGGTGATACGGTTGCAATTGTAGCGCCATCAGGAATTTTAAAACATAGAAATGAAGAAGTTGAACGCGCAAAACGTTTATTAAAACAATGGAATCTTAATGTTGTTGTTGGTAAACATGTGTTTAATCAAGCTAATCATTTTGCAGGTACAGATCAAGAACGTTGTGAAGATTTTCAAAACGCTTTAGATAATCCAAATATTAAAGCTATTTGGTGCGCACGTGGCGGATACGGTACGGTTAGAATTTTGGATAAATTAGATTACACTAAATTTTTAGAACAGCCTAAATGGATTATTGGATATAGCGATATTACAGCATTGCATAACCAAATACATAATTTAGGCGTACAAAGTTTACATGCGATGATGTGTGTAAGTTTACCTAAGGATGAAAGTGAAGTAGAACAAACTATCGCCACGTTTAAAAAAGCCATTTTTGGTGAAACTTTAAGCTATACGTTAGAAGGATCAAAATACAATCAAACTGGTGAAGTTAGAGCACCAATTGTTGGAGGTAACTTGACGATGCTTCATACTATGTTAGGTAGTAAAACTAGCGTTGATACTTCTGGTAAAATATTATTTATTGAAGAAATTGGCGAGTACAAATACCACATAGATCGTATGTTACAAAGTCTAAAACGAGCTGGTTATTTTGATCATTGTAAAGGTGTTATTGTTGGCGATATGACTAAGCTAAGAAAAAACACAACGCTTTGGGGAACATCTATAGAACAGCTAATTTTAGATGCGCTTGCCGATTACGATTTCCCGATTGCATTTAATATGCCAGCAGGACACGAAGAGGATAATAGAGCTTTAATTTTAGGTAGAAATGCTACTTTAAAAGTTGAAAAAACAAAATCTACACTTGTATTTGAATAG
- a CDS encoding OmpA family protein gives MKKTINKISIFSLTLLMCIGLTNCNAVKNANNKQKGAVIGATSGAVLGAIIGNNVGKGGNGELGAVIGGVVGGTAGVLIGKKMDKQAQEIEQEIPGAQVERVDDGIVVTFDENSGVYFDTEKYNINAASQATLNKLIGVFKEYPDTNLLVVGHTDSSGSDDYNMTLSKNRAYAVTNYLTNNGISGTRLTTNWFGETQPMYDNNTAEGRAKNRRVNIAILPNEKMIQDAQNESN, from the coding sequence ATGAAAAAGACAATTAACAAGATTTCAATATTTAGTCTAACACTATTAATGTGCATTGGACTTACCAACTGTAATGCAGTAAAAAATGCTAATAATAAACAAAAAGGTGCTGTTATTGGCGCAACAAGTGGTGCTGTTTTAGGTGCTATTATTGGTAATAACGTAGGAAAAGGCGGAAACGGAGAATTAGGAGCCGTAATTGGCGGTGTAGTTGGTGGTACTGCTGGTGTGCTTATAGGGAAGAAAATGGATAAACAAGCACAAGAAATTGAACAAGAAATACCTGGTGCACAAGTAGAACGTGTAGACGATGGTATTGTTGTTACATTTGATGAGAATAGTGGTGTATATTTTGATACTGAAAAGTATAACATTAACGCTGCTTCACAAGCTACATTAAACAAGCTTATAGGTGTGTTTAAAGAATATCCTGACACTAATTTATTAGTTGTTGGTCATACAGACAGTTCTGGATCTGACGATTACAACATGACACTTTCTAAAAATCGTGCGTATGCTGTTACTAACTACTTAACTAATAACGGAATTAGCGGTACAAGATTAACCACAAATTGGTTTGGAGAAACGCAACCTATGTATGATAACAATACTGCCGAAGGACGTGCTAAAAACAGACGTGTAAATATTGCTATTTTACCAAATGAAAAAATGATACAAGACGCACAAAACGAGTCTAATTAA
- a CDS encoding lipocalin family protein: MKRLILLLVTLSIISCGTPKTVRDSKKVIKGDWVLNSITYNQTGTFNVTLFDDASKSCFEGSTWQFIPNNNTGIYTINSAGCMSGERNFVFTIQEVSPEMGLYDFLLKPTNEKNKSETNQGYRVNLSQLSDTNMQWKQTVNLDGQPFVIIMNFTKI, translated from the coding sequence ATGAAAAGACTAATTTTATTATTAGTGACTTTAAGTATTATATCTTGCGGTACTCCAAAAACTGTTCGAGATTCTAAAAAAGTCATTAAAGGCGATTGGGTTTTAAACTCGATCACTTACAACCAAACAGGTACGTTTAACGTTACACTTTTTGACGATGCTTCAAAATCTTGTTTTGAAGGTAGTACTTGGCAATTTATTCCAAATAATAATACCGGTATCTATACAATAAACTCGGCAGGATGTATGTCTGGCGAAAGAAACTTTGTATTTACCATACAAGAAGTAAGTCCAGAAATGGGATTATACGACTTTTTATTAAAGCCAACCAACGAAAAAAATAAATCTGAAACTAATCAAGGTTACCGTGTTAACCTTTCTCAGTTATCAGATACCAACATGCAATGGAAACAAACCGTTAATCTAGACGGACAACCATTTGTAATTATAATGAACTTTACCAAAATTTAA
- a CDS encoding YraN family protein produces the protein MASHNQLGKKGEQLAVDFLIENGYDIVERNYRFNKAEVDIIAQKEDVLAIIEVKTRSTADFGNPQDFVKPKQIKNLVKAVDEYVTVNNLEVDVRFDIIAIVKEEKQFNIEHLEDAFFFF, from the coding sequence ATGGCTAGTCACAACCAGCTTGGTAAAAAAGGAGAACAACTTGCAGTAGATTTTTTAATTGAAAATGGCTACGATATTGTTGAACGTAATTACCGCTTTAATAAAGCTGAAGTCGATATTATTGCTCAAAAAGAAGACGTTTTAGCAATTATTGAAGTTAAAACAAGATCTACAGCAGATTTTGGAAATCCGCAAGATTTTGTAAAACCAAAGCAAATAAAAAACCTAGTTAAAGCAGTAGATGAGTATGTGACTGTAAATAACCTAGAAGTAGATGTGCGTTTTGATATTATAGCAATTGTAAAAGAAGAAAAGCAATTTAATATTGAGCATTTAGAAGATGCTTTTTTCTTTTTTTAA
- a CDS encoding DUF2200 domain-containing protein, translating to MKKNRIFAMSFASVYPHYITKAEKKGKTKEDVHTIITWLTGYTNADIDTILETKIDFETFFEKAPKLNPNVDKIKGLICGYRVEDIEDPLMQKIRFLDKLIDELARGKKMESILRS from the coding sequence ATGAAAAAAAACCGAATTTTCGCAATGTCTTTTGCAAGTGTGTATCCGCATTACATCACTAAAGCCGAAAAAAAAGGAAAAACAAAAGAAGATGTACACACAATTATTACTTGGCTAACAGGTTATACTAATGCAGATATAGATACTATTTTAGAAACTAAAATAGACTTTGAAACGTTTTTTGAAAAAGCGCCAAAACTTAATCCTAACGTTGATAAAATTAAAGGTCTAATTTGTGGTTACCGCGTAGAAGACATTGAAGATCCTTTGATGCAAAAAATTAGATTTTTGGACAAGTTAATAGACGAACTTGCAAGAGGTAAAAAAATGGAAAGCATTTTAAGATCTTAA
- the metG gene encoding methionine--tRNA ligase, translating to MSKRYTITAALPYTNGPIHIGHLAGVYVPADIYARYKRLTGKDVAFICGSDEHGVPITIKAKNEGVTPQEIVDRYHKIIKDSFEEFGISFDNYSRTSAKIHHDTASEFFKTLYDKNEFVEEVTEQLYDEEAKQFLADRFVIGTCPKCGNEESYGDQCEKCGTSHNATDLINPKSAITGNTPTLKETKHWFLPLNKHENFLREWILKGHKKDWKPNVYGQVKSWIDDGLRPRAVTRDLDWGIPVPVEGGEGKVLYVWFDAPIGYISSTKEWAEREGKDWEPYWKDEDTKLVHFIGKDNIVFHCIIFPSMLKAEGSYILPDNVPANEFLNLEGNKLSTSKNWAVWLPEYLKDFPGKQDVLRYTLTANAPETKDNDFTWKDFQARNNNELVAIFGNFINRVVVLTNKYYNGIVPTPSTFTAIDEDTLAAVKAYPAVIESSLERYRFREASQELMNLARLGNKYLADEEPWKLVKTDEARTQTIMYVALQIASALATLSEPFLPFTSAKLKQILNVTSSAVEMSWSDISTKDVLLPANHQIGQSELLFNKIEDKDIQIQLDKLEASKKANEAANKKVEPQKDTITFDDFTKLDLRVGTIIEAEKMPKAKKLLVLKVDTGIDVRTIVSGIAESFTAEEVVGKQVTVLVNLAPRALRGVESEGMILMTENAEGDLVFVNPDTTVKNGLQIS from the coding sequence ATGTCAAAAAGATATACAATTACTGCTGCTTTACCTTATACAAATGGTCCTATACACATTGGGCATTTAGCTGGTGTTTATGTTCCAGCAGATATTTATGCACGTTATAAACGTTTAACTGGTAAAGATGTTGCTTTTATCTGCGGAAGTGACGAGCATGGTGTACCAATTACTATAAAAGCAAAAAATGAAGGCGTTACACCACAAGAAATTGTAGACAGATATCATAAGATTATTAAAGATTCTTTTGAAGAATTTGGTATTAGCTTTGATAATTACTCACGTACATCGGCGAAAATTCATCATGATACAGCTTCAGAATTTTTCAAAACCTTATACGATAAAAACGAATTTGTAGAAGAAGTTACAGAGCAATTATACGACGAAGAAGCTAAACAATTTTTAGCCGATCGTTTTGTGATTGGAACTTGTCCAAAATGTGGTAACGAAGAGAGTTATGGTGACCAATGCGAAAAGTGTGGTACATCGCACAACGCCACAGATTTAATCAATCCAAAATCTGCAATAACAGGCAATACACCAACTTTAAAAGAAACTAAACACTGGTTTTTACCGTTAAATAAACACGAAAACTTTTTACGCGAGTGGATTTTAAAAGGTCATAAAAAAGACTGGAAACCAAACGTGTACGGACAAGTAAAATCTTGGATAGATGATGGTTTACGTCCACGTGCAGTAACACGTGATTTAGATTGGGGAATTCCTGTTCCTGTAGAAGGTGGCGAAGGAAAAGTACTTTACGTTTGGTTTGATGCGCCAATTGGCTACATCTCTTCCACTAAAGAATGGGCAGAACGCGAAGGAAAAGATTGGGAACCATATTGGAAAGACGAAGACACTAAATTAGTTCACTTTATTGGAAAAGATAATATCGTATTTCACTGTATTATTTTCCCGTCTATGTTAAAAGCAGAAGGTAGTTATATTTTACCGGACAATGTACCTGCTAACGAATTTTTAAATTTAGAAGGTAACAAGTTATCAACCTCAAAAAATTGGGCAGTTTGGTTACCAGAATACCTAAAAGATTTTCCTGGTAAACAAGATGTTTTGCGTTACACTTTAACCGCTAACGCACCAGAAACCAAGGATAACGATTTTACTTGGAAAGATTTTCAAGCCAGAAACAACAACGAGCTTGTGGCCATTTTTGGTAACTTTATTAATCGTGTTGTCGTTTTAACTAACAAATATTACAATGGTATTGTGCCAACACCTTCAACATTTACAGCAATAGATGAAGACACTTTAGCTGCTGTAAAAGCCTATCCTGCGGTTATTGAAAGCTCTTTAGAACGTTACCGTTTTAGAGAAGCAAGTCAAGAACTTATGAATTTAGCACGACTTGGTAACAAATATCTTGCAGATGAAGAACCTTGGAAATTAGTAAAAACAGACGAAGCACGTACGCAAACCATTATGTATGTTGCTTTACAAATTGCAAGTGCTTTAGCTACATTATCAGAACCATTTTTACCATTTACTTCAGCTAAGTTGAAACAAATTTTAAATGTCACATCGAGCGCAGTCGAGATGTCTTGGAGTGACATTTCAACAAAAGACGTGTTATTACCAGCTAATCACCAAATTGGACAAAGCGAATTACTTTTTAATAAAATTGAAGACAAAGACATTCAAATTCAATTAGATAAATTAGAAGCTAGCAAAAAAGCTAACGAAGCAGCTAACAAAAAAGTAGAGCCTCAAAAAGACACGATTACTTTTGATGATTTTACAAAGTTAGATTTGCGTGTTGGAACTATAATTGAAGCCGAAAAAATGCCTAAAGCCAAAAAATTACTAGTTTTAAAAGTAGATACTGGCATAGATGTTCGCACTATTGTTTCTGGTATTGCCGAGAGTTTTACTGCAGAAGAAGTTGTTGGTAAACAAGTAACGGTTTTAGTTAACCTAGCGCCAAGAGCTTTACGTGGTGTAGAAAGTGAAGGTATGATTTTAATGACCGAAAATGCCGAAGGTGATTTAGTATTTGTAAATCCTGATACAACGGTTAAAAATGGATTGCAGATTAGTTAG